From a single Phacochoerus africanus isolate WHEZ1 chromosome 11, ROS_Pafr_v1, whole genome shotgun sequence genomic region:
- the TSKU gene encoding tsukushi, translating into MPWPLLPPLLLLLAASGAQATRPCFPGCQCEVETFGLFDSFSLTRVDCSGLGPHIVPVPIPLDTAHLDLSSNRLETVNESVLAGPGYTTLAGLDLSHNLLTSLSPTAFSRLRYLESLDLSHNGLAALPAQSFTSSPLSDVNLSHNRLRELSVSAFATHSQGRALHVDLSHNLLQRLAPHPAHASLPAPTIQSLNLAWNRLRAVPDLRDLPLRYLSLDGNPLAAIGPGAFAGLAGLTHLSLGGLQGLPQLAPHGFRELRGLQVLDLSGNPKLTWAGAEVFSGLDSLQELDLSGTALVPLPEKLLLHLPALQSVSVGQGVWCRRLVREGTYPRQPGSTPKVALHCIDTGEPAPGGPDIL; encoded by the coding sequence ATGCCGTGGCCCCTGCTGCCACCCCTGCTGCTCTTGCTGGCCGCCAGCGGGGCCCAGGCCACGCGGCCCTGCTTCCCGGGGTGCCAGTGCGAGGTGGAGACCTTCGGCCTCTTTGACAGCTTCAGCCTGACGCGGGTGGATTGCAGCGGCCTGGGCCCCCACATCGTGCCCGTGCCCATCCCTCTGGACACGGCCCACCTGGACCTGTCCTCCAACCGGCTGGAGACGGTGAACGAGTCGGTGCTGGCGGGGCCGGGCTATACCACGCTGGCCGGCCTGGATCTCAGCCACAACCTGCTCACCAGCCTCTCGCCCACTGCCTTCTCCCGCCTCCGCTACCTGGAGTCGCTGGACCTCAGCCACAATGGCCTGGCCGCCCTGCCGGCCCAGAGCTTCACCAGCTCGCCCCTGAGCGAcgtgaacctgagccacaaccggCTCCGAGAGCTCTCGGTGTCCGCCTTCGCCACGCACAGCCAGGGCAGGGCGCTGCACGTGGACCTCTCGCACAACCTCCTCCAGCGCCTGGCGCCCCACCCTGCACACGCCAGCCTGCCCGCACCCACCATCCAGAGCCTGAACCTGGCCTGGAACCGCCTCCGCGCCGTGCCCGACCTCCGGGACTTGCCCCTGCGCTACCTGAGCCTGGACGGGAACCCGCTGGCGGCCATCGGCCCCGGGGCCTTCGCAGGGCTGGCGGGCCTCACGCACCTGTCGCTGGGCGGCCTGCAGGGGCTCCCCCAGCTGGCGCCCCACGGCTTCCGGGAGCTGCGGGGCCTGCAGGTCCTGGACTTGTCAGGCAACCCCAAGCTCACGTGGGCCGGAGCCGAGGTGTTTTCGGGCCTGGACTCCCTGCAGGAGCTGGACCTGTCGGGCACGGCCCTGGTGCCCCTGCCCGAGAAGCTGCTCCTCCACCTGCCAGCACTGCAGAGCGTCAGCGTGGGTCAGGGCGTGTGGTGCCGGCGCCTGGTGCGGGAGGGCACCTACCCCCGGCAGCCCGGCTCCACCCCCAAGGTGGCCCTGCACTGCATAGACACCGGGGAGCCGGCTCCTGGGGGCCCGGATATCTTGTGA